Proteins from one Rosa chinensis cultivar Old Blush chromosome 7, RchiOBHm-V2, whole genome shotgun sequence genomic window:
- the LOC112178393 gene encoding uncharacterized protein LOC112178393 — MSHRARKRYARANHPKEVCNIRYERYAKLPRFGWEPITFSEGEEHGVHLPHDDPFLIDTILDKWSVGRVFVDSGSAVNGCYNQLQRNRKLLEDHEPLLSFSGDVTQPLSSDYMRLSIGASPCTAEFPTPNGTRCVKGSQQLARECYSTTVTRSMRRHEILTVGNHLPLTNKIDDPRDDEKKYVKKEPVNPETSLQVISVSDKHPERTVRIGAQLSPEIATEFTQFLQDNVVMFVWSYANMPGISPNIITHKLSIKSSFYPIKQKRRTFDEERYHPSRKWQMCVDFKGLNKACPKDSFPLPRIDQLVDTTAGHDLLSMMDDFSRYNQIKMKPSDQKCTTFTTDKGLYCYNDMPLGLKNAGATYQRLMNAMFAEHLSKLIENPEHSGRLNKWAIELSEFNIEYKPCTAIKGQAVADFNAELTKRQDEPTIGAEESNTTMTTTEEPTSKQQS; from the exons atgtctcacagggcaaggaAGCGCTATGCGCGCgccaaccaccccaaagaagtttgcaacatccgctatgaaagaTACGCTAAGCTACCGAGATTTGGGTGGGAGCCCATAACCTTCTCCGAGGGAGAAGAACATGGAGTGCATCTcccccacgacgatccattcttgatcgacaccATACTTGACAAATGGTCAGTGGGGAGGGTCTTCgttgatagcggatccgctgtcaatggTTGCTATAACCAACTCCAGCGAAACAGAAAGCTACTAGAGGACCACGAACCCCTGCTTAGTTTCtctggtgacgtcacgcaaccactgagttctgactacatgcgcctGTCCATCGGAGCCAGCCCATGCACAGCGGAG ttccctacacccaacggcacgCGCTGTGTGAAAGGAAGCCAACAACtagcacgagaatgctactcaaCAACGGTGACGCGGTCGATGCGACGTCATGAAATCCTAACTGTAGGAAATCACCTGCCGCTGACGAATAAGATTGACGACCCCAGAGACGACGAGAAGAAGTACGTAAAAAAGgaacctgtcaacccagaaacatctctACAGGTCATCAGCGTCTCTGACAAGCACCCTGAGAGGACGGTCCGCATCGGCGCGCAACTATCCCCCGAGATAGCGACAGAATTCACACAATTTCTGCAAGATAACGTCGTCATGTTTGTGTGGTCCTACGCTAatatgccaggcatctcccctaACATCATTACGCACAAGTTAAGCATCAAATCATCCTTCTATCCAATCAAACAGAAGAGAAGGACCTTCGACGAAGAAAGATATCAT cccagcAGAAAATGGCAAATGTGTGTAGACTTCAAaggtctcaacaaggcatgccccaaagatagtttcccgctaccgcGCATTGACCAGTTGGTCGACACAACAGCGGGACATGACCTGCTGAGCATGATGGACGACTTCTCCAGATACAACCAAATCAAGATGAAACCTAGTGACCAaaagtgcaccaccttcacaaccgacaaaggcctatactgctacaatgacATGCCTTTAGGGttgaagaacgccggagcaACATACcaacggttgatgaacgccatgttcgcagaGCACCTCAGCAAACTAATAGAG aaccctgaacactctgGCCGCCTCAACAAATGGGcaattgagctcagcgagttcaaCATCGAGTACAAACCATGTACCGCTATAAAaggccaggcggtagcggacttcaacGCTGAGCTCACTAAGCGTCAAGATGAACCAACCATAGGGGCAGAAGAAAGCAACACAACCATGACAACCACCGAGGAACCGACATCCAAGCAACAATCATAA
- the LOC112180021 gene encoding (-)-isopiperitenol/(-)-carveol dehydrogenase, mitochondrial, which produces MTQPIPVPLQKLHGKVAIVTGAASGIGAVTARHFADHGALAVVIADVQDSKGRQVAASIGSHRCTYVHCDVTNEDQVKSLVEFTVKHYGSLDVMYSNAGITSTSAQTVLELDLSGYDRVMAVNARGMAACVKHAAGAMVEKGVKGSIVCTASFVADCGTESLTDYTMSKHAVLGLVRSASVQLAPRGVRVNCVSPGMVATPLMCDILKISAEELRETMAAVYLGRDEPLTEKHVADAVVFLACEDSAFVTGHNLVVDGGLGTKSIAVLKQ; this is translated from the coding sequence ATGACACAGCCCATACCAGTACCACTGCAGAAGCTCCACGGCAAGGTGGCCATAGTCACCGGCGCCGCAAGCGGTATCGGAGCAGTCACGGCGCGTCACTTTGCAGACCACGGCGCTCTGGCCGTCGTGATCGCCGACGTCCAAGACTCCAAGGGCCGACAAGTGGCTGCATCCATCGGCTCCCACCGCTGCACCTACGTCCACTGCGACGTCACCAACGAGGATCAGGTCAAGTCCCTGGTCGAGTTCACGGTCAAGCACTATGGCAGCCTCGACGTCATGTACAGCAACGCTGGGATAACCAGCACGTCGGCGCAGACGGTGCTGGAGCTTGACCTGTCTGGGTACGACAGAGTGATGGCGGTGAACGCGCGCGGAATGGCGGCTTGTGTGAAGCACGCGGCGGGTGCTATGGTGGAGAAGGGGGTGAAGGGGAGCATAGTGTGCACGGCGAGCTTCGTGGCGGACTGCGGGACGGAGAGCTTGACGGACTACACGATGTCCAAGCACGCCGTGTTGGGGCTGGTGAGGTCGGCGAGCGTGCAGCTAGCGCCGCGTGGTGTGCGCGTGAACTGTGTGTCGCCGGGTATGGTGGCGACGCCGCTGATGTGCGACATATTGAAGATTAGTGCGGAAGAGCTGCGGGAGACGATGGCGGCGGTTTATTTGGGAAGGGATGAACCGCTGACGGAGAAGCACGTGGCGGATGCGGTGGTGTTCCTGGCTTGTGAGGACTCGGCGTTCGTCACCGGCCATAATTTGGTGGTTGATGGTGGACTCGGCACCAAGTCCATAGCTGTATTGAAACAATGA